From Candidatus Krumholzibacteriia bacterium, a single genomic window includes:
- a CDS encoding antitoxin, with product MRTTIDIDDPVLAQLKDLQRREGKSLGRLVSDLLARALEAEESARPEGPPFEWTVREMGARYDLSSTSDLLDVMDRDRRDGKGRRR from the coding sequence ATGCGAACCACGATCGACATCGATGACCCGGTCCTGGCACAGCTCAAGGACCTCCAGCGGCGCGAGGGCAAGTCGCTCGGAAGGTTGGTCTCCGACCTCCTCGCGCGGGCGCTCGAAGCGGAGGAGTCCGCTCGCCCGGAGGGCCCGCCCTTCGAATGGACGGTGCGGGAGATGGGCGCGCGCTACGACCTCTCCTCGACGAGTGACCTGCTCGACGTGATGGACCGCGACCGGCGAGACGGGAAGGGGCGGCGTCGGTGA